From a single Candidatus Defluviilinea gracilis genomic region:
- a CDS encoding ribbon-helix-helix protein, CopG family has protein sequence MKKQTDETLITEEGFELRLRPRAARPVTIHIPADALATLEKIAAGRDMSVEALLKLYIGQSMRQEIAKLSADRVLEKTEQVLRQHISSKDEVSAILKEIRIEVAP, from the coding sequence ATGAAGAAGCAGACTGACGAAACCCTCATAACCGAAGAAGGATTTGAGTTGCGCCTGCGTCCTCGCGCGGCGAGACCTGTCACAATTCACATCCCCGCCGACGCGCTGGCGACCCTTGAAAAAATCGCGGCGGGCCGTGATATGTCTGTGGAAGCCTTGCTTAAGTTATACATTGGTCAATCTATGCGGCAGGAAATTGCAAAACTTTCCGCCGATCGCGTTCTTGAAAAAACCGAACAGGTTCTTAGACAACATATCAGCTCAAAGGATGAGGTTTCAGCCATCTTGAAAGAAATCCGCATTGAAGTTGCTCCCTAA
- a CDS encoding BrnT family toxin, with protein sequence MDITYQLQGMEFEWDESKAAANIQKHGVTFEEAVEVFLDPFFQTGDASADGKEERDFIIGYTFSQRLLLAVYTARATRTRIISARPATRAERKVYEEAD encoded by the coding sequence ATGGACATCACATACCAACTTCAAGGCATGGAGTTTGAATGGGATGAAAGCAAAGCCGCCGCCAACATTCAAAAACATGGCGTGACCTTCGAAGAAGCCGTGGAAGTTTTTCTTGATCCGTTCTTTCAGACAGGCGACGCTTCGGCAGACGGCAAAGAAGAACGCGATTTTATAATCGGGTATACTTTCTCTCAGCGGCTTTTACTGGCTGTATATACGGCGCGAGCGACACGCACGCGGATCATTTCCGCCCGACCCGCTACCCGCGCCGAAAGGAAAGTCTATGAAGAAGCAGACTGA
- the frr gene encoding ribosome recycling factor, translating into MIKDILADAEHRMKSALQVLHDDLAGVRTGRASPALVEKLPIDYYGNPTPLMQLASISVPEARTITIKPFDASTLKAIEKAIQTSDLALNPNNDGKVIHLNLPPLNEERRRDLVKHVHHRLEESRIAVRNIRRDAHNDMRDFEKEKLISEDDLERGEEDLQKLTDKYVEEIGVQGKNKEAEIMEV; encoded by the coding sequence GTGATCAAAGATATCCTAGCCGATGCCGAACATCGAATGAAGAGCGCTCTTCAGGTCCTGCACGATGACCTGGCTGGAGTGCGCACGGGGCGCGCCAGCCCAGCCTTGGTGGAAAAACTCCCCATCGATTATTACGGCAACCCAACCCCGCTTATGCAACTGGCTTCGATCAGCGTTCCCGAAGCGCGGACGATCACCATCAAACCGTTCGACGCGTCTACGTTGAAAGCCATCGAAAAAGCGATTCAAACTTCGGACTTGGCGCTAAACCCCAACAATGACGGCAAGGTCATCCATCTCAACCTTCCGCCGCTCAACGAGGAACGCCGCCGCGATCTCGTTAAACATGTGCATCACCGTCTGGAAGAGTCGCGGATTGCCGTCCGCAACATTCGCCGCGACGCGCACAACGATATGCGCGATTTTGAAAAGGAAAAGTTGATCTCGGAAGACGATCTGGAACGCGGCGAAGAAGACCTGCAAAAACTCACCGACAAATATGTGGAAGAGATCGGCGTTCAAGGCAAGAATAAAGAAGCCGAGATCATGGAAGTCTAG
- a CDS encoding polysaccharide deacetylase family protein, translating to MRDTTHPIKPAGRFVLMIFFILGCGGFGLIATPTPTPTLEPTHTLSPSLTPFQPVPNTSTFIPTETFTPFPTFTPTSTFTPLPTFTPTSTLTPEFIVQGPGNVTVPILLYHHVGYSLTDSEYYVSPDEFENQMNYLFMRGYRTISVEQLTQAINFGAQLPSRPILLTFDDGSETVYTEALPIMKIYGFTGTAYIVDNYIGATRYMNKIQIRALYEAGWEIGSHSLSHHDVTTRPAKQEEEIVKSRRRLESYLEVPINSFAYPFGAYDNASLKLVKSAGYIAAMGLGDRSAQGKENIFYLYRQSVTAETTLEAFINLLPWEP from the coding sequence ATGCGCGACACAACCCATCCCATAAAACCTGCGGGACGATTCGTCCTGATGATATTTTTTATTTTAGGATGCGGGGGATTCGGACTCATCGCCACCCCGACTCCGACTCCAACCCTCGAACCGACTCACACCCTCAGCCCGTCTCTGACGCCGTTTCAGCCTGTTCCAAACACCTCAACGTTTATCCCCACTGAAACGTTCACCCCCTTCCCAACCTTCACGCCCACTTCAACATTCACTCCGCTTCCAACCTTCACCCCGACGAGCACTTTGACTCCCGAATTCATCGTTCAAGGACCTGGCAACGTCACCGTTCCGATCCTTCTCTATCATCACGTCGGCTACTCGCTAACCGACAGCGAGTATTACGTTTCACCCGATGAGTTTGAAAATCAAATGAACTACTTGTTCATGCGCGGATACCGCACGATCTCCGTCGAACAATTGACGCAAGCCATCAACTTCGGCGCGCAACTTCCCTCTCGTCCCATCCTGCTCACGTTCGACGACGGCAGTGAAACCGTCTACACCGAGGCGTTGCCCATCATGAAGATTTATGGCTTCACAGGCACCGCCTACATCGTGGACAACTACATCGGCGCGACGCGCTACATGAACAAGATTCAGATCCGCGCTTTGTATGAAGCAGGCTGGGAGATCGGGAGTCACAGTTTGAGTCATCACGATGTGACGACGCGCCCCGCCAAACAGGAGGAGGAGATCGTCAAGTCGCGGCGGAGACTCGAGTCATATCTCGAAGTCCCCATCAACAGTTTTGCCTATCCCTTCGGCGCGTACGACAACGCTTCGCTGAAACTCGTGAAGTCTGCAGGCTACATCGCCGCAATGGGACTTGGCGATAGATCGGCGCAAGGGAAGGAAAATATATTTTATTTGTATCGTCAGAGCGTTACAGCGGAAACAACGCTGGAAGCGTTTATCAATCTCCTGCCATGGGAACCATAA
- a CDS encoding type III pantothenate kinase gives MLLVIDLGNTNLTLGLYNGNDLGAHWRLATDHARMPDEYGLQMQGLLQNAKVTAKQLTGVCLASVVPQLTGRVIQACREYLDQEPFVIDVGIKTGVKVKYEDPRAVGADRIADAVAVVYLYKGPACIIDFGTATTFNAVNKDGEYLGGAITAGINLATEALFTHAAKLPRIDLQRPPSVIGRNTVHAMQAGLLFGYVSMVEGMVERFRKELGPTMKVIATGGLAEIVAQETDVIQIIAPWLTLDGLRILWDINHPI, from the coding sequence ATGCTCCTCGTCATTGACCTCGGCAACACCAACCTCACACTGGGCTTGTACAATGGAAACGATCTCGGCGCCCATTGGCGGCTTGCCACCGATCATGCGCGCATGCCCGACGAATATGGTTTGCAAATGCAAGGCTTGTTGCAAAACGCAAAAGTGACCGCCAAACAACTCACGGGGGTTTGTCTCGCTTCCGTTGTGCCACAACTGACGGGGCGGGTGATTCAAGCCTGCCGCGAATATTTGGATCAAGAGCCGTTCGTCATTGACGTGGGAATCAAAACAGGCGTCAAAGTGAAATACGAAGACCCGCGCGCAGTCGGCGCGGATCGAATCGCGGACGCGGTCGCTGTCGTATATCTCTATAAAGGTCCCGCGTGCATCATTGATTTCGGAACAGCCACCACGTTCAACGCGGTCAATAAAGACGGCGAGTATCTCGGCGGCGCGATCACCGCGGGCATCAATCTCGCCACCGAAGCGTTGTTCACGCACGCCGCAAAACTTCCGCGCATTGACTTGCAACGCCCGCCTTCGGTCATCGGTCGCAACACAGTCCACGCGATGCAGGCGGGTTTATTGTTCGGGTATGTGAGCATGGTCGAGGGCATGGTCGAACGTTTTCGCAAAGAACTCGGTCCCACGATGAAGGTCATCGCAACGGGCGGTCTCGCTGAGATCGTCGCGCAAGAGACCGATGTCATTCAGATCATCGCCCCGTGGCTCACGCTCGACGGCTTGCGAATTTTGTGGGACATCAATCATCCGATCTAA
- a CDS encoding zinc ribbon domain-containing protein → MPVYTYRCSSCGSQFEQHQSFDDAPLKTCPKCKKKALRKVITPTKVIFKGSGFYATDNKSPSGGKASTGSKSKSDDHGHAHGEDKSASGEKATEKSSSDVKGEKKSKSKTESKSE, encoded by the coding sequence ATGCCAGTGTATACCTATCGTTGCAGTTCTTGCGGCTCGCAATTCGAACAACATCAATCGTTCGATGACGCCCCGCTCAAGACCTGCCCCAAGTGCAAAAAGAAAGCGTTGAGAAAAGTCATCACCCCGACCAAGGTCATTTTCAAAGGTTCGGGGTTTTACGCCACCGACAATAAATCTCCTTCGGGCGGAAAAGCTTCAACAGGCAGCAAATCCAAGTCTGACGATCACGGTCACGCGCATGGAGAGGACAAGTCCGCTTCAGGAGAGAAGGCAACCGAGAAATCTTCGTCCGATGTCAAAGGCGAAAAGAAATCGAAGAGTAAGACCGAGTCGAAGAGCGAATGA
- the tsf gene encoding translation elongation factor Ts produces the protein MEITIEMIKELRAATSAGMMDCRKALEEAGGDFQKAVDWLREKGMATAAKRADREASQGVVELYSHGGGRVGVMVEVNCESDFVARSDKFRELAHELALQIAASAPRYLKVEDIPAEVFDHEAEIARARAKEEGKPENIHEKIVQGRLEKFKDEVVLSRQAYIRDESITVEKLILQTVAAIGENVVVRRFQRWELGESLNN, from the coding sequence ATGGAAATTACAATTGAAATGATCAAAGAATTGCGCGCCGCTACCAGCGCCGGCATGATGGATTGCCGCAAGGCGCTTGAAGAAGCGGGCGGAGACTTTCAAAAAGCGGTGGACTGGCTGCGTGAAAAAGGCATGGCAACCGCCGCCAAACGCGCCGATCGCGAGGCTTCGCAAGGTGTGGTCGAGTTATACTCGCACGGCGGCGGGCGCGTGGGCGTGATGGTGGAAGTGAACTGCGAATCCGATTTTGTGGCGCGTTCGGATAAATTCCGCGAACTGGCGCATGAACTCGCGTTGCAGATCGCCGCATCTGCGCCGCGTTACCTGAAAGTGGAAGATATTCCTGCTGAAGTGTTCGATCACGAGGCGGAGATCGCCCGCGCGCGCGCGAAGGAAGAGGGCAAGCCGGAGAACATCCATGAAAAGATCGTGCAGGGACGGCTCGAGAAATTCAAGGATGAGGTTGTCCTTTCACGACAGGCGTACATCCGCGATGAATCGATCACTGTGGAAAAGTTGATCCTTCAAACGGTTGCCGCCATCGGCGAAAATGTGGTTGTGCGACGCTTTCAGCGCTGGGAGTTGGGCGAGAGTTTGAACAATTAA
- a CDS encoding phosphatidate cytidylyltransferase: MPSRILTAILLAVVGLPAIIYGGVFYFVVMAIVLGGCAWEFVRMYRAVEFEPNEKVTVGGVLLIATVRFFFADYSIPILVLTIMFAMIAHLISFERGRDKAALDFTVTVAGIVYIGWLGSYLLDIRLLPGGGWWLMVVLPIIWAGDTGAYSIGAAYGKHKMTPRLSPKKSWEGYAAGVFTAVLEGAFFAYAFSSLGPQPLGGSITPLQGAWMGLVIGALTPLGDLGESMFKRQSGMKDSSHILPGHGGFLDRIDSWIWGAPLGYFLILYFIF, from the coding sequence ATGCCTAGTCGGATTTTGACAGCGATCCTATTGGCGGTCGTTGGCTTGCCAGCCATCATCTATGGGGGCGTTTTTTATTTTGTCGTCATGGCAATCGTTCTCGGCGGTTGCGCATGGGAATTCGTCCGCATGTATCGGGCTGTCGAGTTCGAACCCAATGAAAAGGTCACGGTCGGAGGCGTGCTGTTGATAGCCACAGTGCGCTTCTTTTTTGCGGATTATTCGATCCCCATCCTCGTTCTCACGATCATGTTTGCGATGATCGCGCATTTGATCTCGTTCGAGCGCGGGCGCGATAAAGCCGCGCTGGATTTCACTGTGACGGTTGCCGGCATTGTCTACATCGGGTGGCTGGGTTCATACCTGTTGGATATCCGTCTCTTACCGGGGGGAGGTTGGTGGCTCATGGTTGTGTTACCCATCATCTGGGCGGGGGATACGGGAGCGTATTCCATCGGCGCGGCATACGGCAAACATAAGATGACCCCGCGCCTCAGCCCCAAGAAAAGTTGGGAGGGCTACGCCGCGGGAGTTTTCACCGCCGTGCTCGAGGGCGCATTCTTTGCGTACGCGTTTTCGTCGTTGGGACCACAACCCCTCGGCGGTTCGATCACCCCTCTGCAAGGCGCGTGGATGGGATTGGTGATCGGCGCGCTCACCCCGCTTGGCGATCTCGGCGAAAGCATGTTCAAGCGTCAAAGCGGCATGAAAGATTCGAGTCACATCCTGCCGGGGCATGGCGGCTTCCTCGACCGCATCGATTCATGGATCTGGGGCGCGCCGCTCGGCTACTTTCTCATCCTATATTTCATTTTCTAA
- the rpsB gene encoding 30S ribosomal protein S2 — protein MAVIPMKSLLESGVHFGHRTNKWDPRMKPYIFTERNGIHIIDLQQTSKLLSQAFNVIRDTVANGGTVLFVGTKRQAQETVAVEAARCGMPYVTERWMGGVLTNWSTMHDRIQEFERLEKMRDSGEINRLTKKEGLLIEREIVRLTTRFSGIRNMKRRPDLLFIVDVGREDSAVREANLLGIPIVAMVDTNCNPQNVDYVIPSNDDAIRAIKLLVAKVADAVLEGKGMRKDDSAEDMPAEDTKAKSDKPARRAPKVVETDVELEDNALLGEATLAKMSASRKPATEEVPAAEITAEAKAEEKAESAE, from the coding sequence ATGGCAGTTATCCCTATGAAGTCTCTGCTTGAGAGCGGCGTCCACTTTGGGCATCGCACGAACAAGTGGGACCCGCGCATGAAACCGTATATTTTTACGGAGCGCAACGGCATTCATATTATCGACCTGCAACAGACTTCCAAGTTGTTGAGCCAGGCGTTCAATGTGATCCGTGATACGGTCGCCAATGGCGGCACGGTGTTGTTTGTCGGCACGAAGCGGCAGGCGCAGGAAACCGTGGCGGTTGAAGCCGCGCGGTGCGGTATGCCCTATGTGACCGAACGCTGGATGGGCGGCGTTCTGACGAACTGGTCGACGATGCACGACCGCATTCAGGAATTTGAACGGCTCGAAAAAATGCGCGATAGCGGAGAAATTAACCGCCTGACTAAAAAAGAAGGATTGCTGATCGAACGCGAGATCGTCCGTTTGACCACCCGCTTCTCTGGTATTCGCAACATGAAGCGCCGCCCCGATCTGCTCTTTATCGTCGATGTGGGGCGCGAGGATTCGGCGGTGCGCGAAGCGAATTTGCTGGGGATTCCCATCGTTGCGATGGTGGATACGAACTGCAACCCGCAGAACGTGGATTATGTGATCCCCTCGAACGATGACGCGATCCGCGCCATTAAATTGCTTGTGGCAAAAGTGGCTGATGCGGTGTTGGAAGGCAAAGGTATGCGCAAGGACGATTCGGCGGAGGATATGCCGGCCGAGGACACCAAGGCGAAATCGGATAAGCCTGCCCGCCGCGCGCCCAAGGTTGTGGAGACCGATGTGGAGTTGGAAGATAACGCCCTCCTCGGAGAGGCAACTCTCGCCAAGATGAGCGCTTCGCGCAAGCCTGCCACAGAAGAAGTCCCTGCGGCTGAAATAACGGCGGAAGCAAAAGCCGAAGAAAAAGCAGAAAGCGCTGAATAA
- the uppS gene encoding di-trans,poly-cis-decaprenylcistransferase gives MADTPFTIPPDRIPRHVAMIMDGNGRWALSRGLPRLAGHKAGTENLRRVIRSSVEFGVKYLTIYAFSTENWGRPPEEVKGLMFILEDVIDRELAELSKEGVQLRHIGRLERLSPNLQEKVLEAIDATKNNDRLVLSVAFNYGGRDEIINAIQHIMKDGVPPEEVTDELVSRYLYTAGTPDPDLIIRTSGELRVSNFLIWQGAYSEWFVTPKYWPDFDREEYLRALETFASRDRRYGKVSSSEYEASNA, from the coding sequence ATGGCAGACACCCCCTTTACCATCCCTCCCGATAGAATTCCCCGGCACGTCGCCATGATCATGGACGGCAACGGACGCTGGGCGCTTTCACGCGGGTTGCCCCGCCTCGCGGGCCATAAAGCCGGCACCGAGAACCTGCGGCGCGTTATCCGTTCTTCGGTGGAATTTGGCGTGAAGTATCTGACCATTTATGCCTTCTCCACCGAGAATTGGGGACGTCCGCCGGAAGAAGTCAAAGGTTTGATGTTCATTCTTGAGGATGTGATCGACCGTGAACTCGCCGAACTCAGCAAAGAGGGGGTGCAGTTGCGTCATATCGGGCGGCTCGAACGCCTTTCCCCGAACCTCCAGGAAAAAGTGTTAGAGGCGATCGACGCGACAAAAAATAACGACCGCCTGGTTCTGAGCGTGGCATTCAATTACGGCGGACGCGATGAAATCATCAACGCGATCCAACACATCATGAAAGACGGAGTGCCTCCCGAAGAGGTGACCGACGAATTGGTGAGTCGGTATTTGTACACAGCCGGCACACCCGACCCCGACCTCATCATCCGCACCTCCGGTGAATTGCGCGTGAGCAACTTCCTTATCTGGCAGGGCGCCTATTCCGAATGGTTCGTTACGCCGAAATATTGGCCCGACTTCGACCGCGAGGAATACCTGCGCGCGCTTGAAACTTTTGCCTCGCGCGACCGCCGCTACGGAAAGGTTTCCTCCAGCGAATACGAGGCGTCCAATGCCTAG
- a CDS encoding UMP kinase, translated as MSDIKYKRVLLKLSGEALGGKSGFGIDVDEAEAIAVRIKEVHEMGVEVAIVIGAGNLWRGKQGLERGMDRATADYMGMLATVMNAMALMDALERGGVYTRVMSAIEMRAIAEPYIRRRAIRHLEKRRVVIFGAGTGNPFFSTDTAAALRANEIDANVVIKATKVDGVYDSDPKKNPDAKKFDKLGYIEVINRRLEVMDSTAITLCMENKLPILVVNLWDNHALIGALKGESVGTVVGD; from the coding sequence ATGAGCGATATCAAATATAAACGGGTCCTGCTCAAATTGAGCGGGGAGGCGCTTGGCGGCAAGTCTGGCTTTGGGATCGATGTGGATGAGGCGGAAGCCATTGCCGTGCGTATCAAGGAAGTGCATGAGATGGGCGTGGAAGTGGCGATCGTCATCGGCGCAGGCAACCTGTGGCGCGGCAAGCAGGGGCTGGAACGAGGCATGGATCGCGCCACCGCCGATTACATGGGCATGCTCGCCACAGTGATGAACGCCATGGCGTTGATGGACGCCCTGGAGCGCGGAGGCGTGTATACGCGCGTCATGTCCGCGATTGAGATGCGCGCAATCGCCGAACCCTATATCCGCCGCCGAGCCATCCGCCACTTGGAGAAGAGGCGGGTGGTCATCTTCGGCGCGGGAACGGGGAATCCGTTCTTTTCCACAGACACTGCCGCGGCGTTGCGCGCCAACGAGATCGATGCGAATGTCGTGATCAAGGCTACCAAGGTGGACGGCGTCTACGATTCGGACCCGAAGAAAAATCCCGATGCGAAGAAATTCGATAAACTTGGTTATATCGAGGTCATCAACCGTAGGCTGGAGGTGATGGACAGCACCGCCATCACCTTGTGTATGGAAAATAAGTTACCGATCCTGGTTGTCAATTTGTGGGACAACCATGCCCTGATCGGCGCGCTCAAAGGCGAGTCGGTGGGCACGGTCGTTGGCGACTGA
- the glpX gene encoding class II fructose-bisphosphatase has protein sequence MANINEPTRNLALELARVTEAAAMAAGRFMGRGDKEAADQAAVNAMRTVLQTVDMNGIIVIGEGEKDNAPMLFNGETVGSGSPPDVDVAVDPIDGTRPLAFGRSNSLATVAIAPRGTMFDPGPFVYMNKIAVGPEAKGKINIEKSITENLKAIAKAKNKEVEDLTTIILDRDRHKEMIAEIRKAGARIRQIPDGDVGAALMTAWPNSGVDVLFGVGGTPEGVLAACALRAMGGEIQGKLYARDEDELRRGREAGYDFEKILTMDDLVSSEDVFFAATGITDGEFLKGVRYFGDKASTDSLVVRGLTGTVRQITATHRIDKLDQLGAVKY, from the coding sequence ATGGCAAACATAAACGAACCCACCAGAAATCTTGCGCTCGAACTTGCGCGCGTCACCGAAGCCGCCGCCATGGCGGCGGGACGCTTCATGGGACGCGGAGATAAAGAAGCGGCAGACCAAGCCGCCGTCAACGCGATGCGGACCGTCCTCCAAACAGTGGATATGAACGGGATCATCGTCATCGGAGAAGGGGAGAAGGATAACGCGCCGATGTTGTTCAACGGCGAGACGGTGGGAAGCGGTTCTCCTCCCGACGTGGATGTTGCTGTCGACCCCATCGACGGGACTCGCCCTTTGGCATTTGGCAGATCGAATTCGCTGGCGACGGTTGCCATCGCCCCGCGCGGCACGATGTTTGACCCCGGTCCGTTTGTGTACATGAACAAGATCGCGGTGGGACCCGAAGCGAAGGGCAAGATCAATATCGAAAAGTCCATCACCGAAAATTTGAAAGCGATCGCGAAGGCGAAGAATAAAGAAGTGGAGGATTTGACCACGATCATCTTGGACCGCGACCGCCACAAGGAAATGATCGCCGAGATTCGCAAAGCGGGCGCGCGCATCCGCCAAATCCCCGATGGCGACGTGGGCGCGGCGTTGATGACGGCGTGGCCCAACTCCGGCGTGGACGTGTTGTTCGGCGTGGGCGGCACACCCGAAGGCGTGCTTGCCGCGTGCGCATTGCGCGCCATGGGCGGCGAGATCCAAGGCAAACTCTACGCGCGCGATGAAGACGAACTCCGCCGCGGACGCGAAGCGGGCTACGACTTTGAAAAAATTCTGACGATGGACGACCTCGTCTCCTCGGAGGATGTGTTCTTCGCCGCCACAGGCATCACCGACGGCGAATTCCTCAAGGGCGTGCGTTACTTCGGCGATAAAGCCAGCACCGATTCGCTCGTGGTGCGCGGGTTGACCGGCACCGTTCGCCAGATCACCGCCACGCATCGCATTGATAAACTCGATCAACTGGGCGCGGTGAAGTATTGA
- the dnaA gene encoding chromosomal replication initiator protein DnaA: MNAEQAWQSVLGQLQMEMPRASFDTWVRDTKPVSYHNGRLTIGVRNAYARDWLENRLASTVNRLLVSILNGSVSVSFIVNGNDKETEAEESRVSQPEALPVIEQNLRNTTLNPRYVFENFVVGSGNRLAHAACLAVAEKPARAYNPLFLYGGVGLGKTHLLHAIGNACHSRGLSVLYVSSEEFTNDMITAIRTHTTQAFREKYRSIDVLLIDDIQFIAGKESTQEEFFHTFNTLHGQDKQIIVSSDRPPKSLVTLEERLRSRFEWGLTADIQPPDLETRLAILRSKAERTGRQVSDDILESIARRVQSNIRELEGALNRIIAYADLSGAALTPSLVEMALADLMPQKKNIPPSKILEVVAEMEGVNVDDLLGQKRSAKIAIPRQLAMYILRQYIEISLPQVGEILGGRDHTTVMYATKKVDENEKLRNRARKIWDALNQDLVN; encoded by the coding sequence ATGAACGCAGAACAAGCATGGCAGTCCGTGCTCGGACAACTACAGATGGAAATGCCCCGCGCATCGTTCGACACATGGGTGCGCGATACCAAGCCTGTTTCCTACCATAACGGAAGGCTTACCATCGGTGTCCGAAATGCATACGCCCGCGATTGGCTCGAGAATCGTCTCGCCAGCACGGTGAATCGCCTGCTTGTCAGTATCTTGAATGGCAGTGTGTCGGTTAGTTTTATCGTAAATGGCAATGACAAAGAGACCGAAGCGGAGGAATCGCGCGTTTCCCAGCCGGAGGCGCTCCCTGTCATCGAACAAAATCTCCGCAACACAACGCTCAATCCTCGCTATGTCTTCGAAAATTTCGTGGTTGGCTCCGGCAACCGCCTCGCCCATGCGGCTTGCCTGGCAGTGGCAGAGAAACCAGCCCGCGCCTACAACCCCTTGTTCCTTTACGGCGGCGTGGGGCTTGGCAAGACACACCTGCTTCACGCCATTGGCAACGCTTGTCACTCGCGCGGGTTGAGCGTGCTGTATGTTTCTTCTGAAGAGTTCACGAACGACATGATTACCGCCATCCGCACGCACACCACGCAGGCGTTCCGGGAGAAATATCGCTCAATTGATGTGCTGTTGATCGACGATATTCAGTTTATTGCCGGTAAAGAATCGACACAGGAAGAATTTTTCCACACGTTCAACACCCTGCATGGGCAGGATAAGCAGATCATCGTTTCGTCGGATCGCCCGCCGAAGTCGCTCGTTACGCTGGAGGAACGCCTCCGTTCCCGATTTGAGTGGGGACTCACGGCGGATATCCAGCCTCCCGATCTGGAGACCCGTCTCGCGATCCTGCGTTCGAAGGCAGAGCGGACTGGGCGACAGGTGTCTGATGATATTCTGGAAAGTATTGCGCGGCGGGTGCAATCGAACATCCGCGAGTTGGAAGGCGCGTTGAACCGGATTATTGCGTATGCCGATCTGAGCGGCGCCGCATTGACTCCAAGCCTTGTCGAAATGGCATTGGCTGATTTGATGCCTCAAAAGAAAAACATCCCTCCGAGCAAAATTCTTGAGGTCGTGGCTGAGATGGAAGGCGTGAACGTGGACGATTTGCTTGGGCAGAAACGTTCGGCAAAAATAGCGATCCCGCGTCAATTGGCAATGTATATTTTGCGGCAGTACATCGAAATCTCTTTGCCTCAAGTCGGTGAAATTCTCGGCGGGCGGGATCATACTACGGTTATGTATGCGACCAAGAAAGTGGACGAGAACGAAAAACTTAGAAATCGCGCTAGAAAAATATGGGATGCCTTAAATCAAGACCTGGTTAATTGA